A region of Bacteroidia bacterium DNA encodes the following proteins:
- a CDS encoding YbaB/EbfC family nucleoid-associated protein — MKELQERMEEVKARLETVTLVGEAGNGEVRVMCNGNRRIKNVYINHSLLKTADQEQIEELVVVASNRALEQADRVNESEMRSAAFGMLGNLPGLG; from the coding sequence ATGAAAGAACTCCAAGAACGTATGGAGGAGGTAAAAGCTAGATTAGAAACAGTTACTTTGGTTGGGGAGGCTGGAAATGGTGAAGTGAGAGTAATGTGTAACGGAAATCGTCGAATTAAGAACGTTTACATTAATCATAGTTTGTTAAAAACTGCTGATCAGGAACAAATTGAAGAGTTGGTGGTTGTGGCAAGCAACAGGGCTTTGGAGCAAGCAGATAGAGTCAATGAATCCGAAATGAGGTCTGCAGCATTTGGCATGTTAGGTAACTTACCCGGTTTGGGTTAA
- the purL gene encoding phosphoribosylformylglycinamidine synthase subunit PurL, producing the protein MSTSASIQLTTVETAKKLGLLPEEFEKIKSILGRTPNFTELSIFSVMWSEHCSYKNSIVWLKTLPKKGSRLLVEAGEENAGLVDIGNGLGCAFKIESHNHPSALEPYQGAATGVGGINRDIFTMGARPIAQLNSLRFGDPRLAKNQWLLKGVVKGIGDYGNAFGIPTVAGEVFFDDSFNVNPLVNAMSVGIVKKGETISATSYGVGNPVYIVGSSTGKDGIHGATFASADITEDSAKDLPAVQVGDPFQEKLLLEATLEVIKSGAVVGMQDMGAAGITCSTSEMSAKGQHGMKIWLDKVPTRQDHMQPFEILLSESQERMLIVVKKGQEEIVEAIFDKWDLNCAIIGEVTDTQRLEYYMNGELVADVPAEDLVLGGGAPVYKREWKEPAYYAESKKFDLNQIAEPKNLSEIALFLASHPNLCSKRFVYEQYDSMVGTINMSTNKPSDAAIVNIKDTDSALALTVDCNSRYVNADPEIGCAIAVSEAARNITCSGGTPLAITNCLNFGNPYNPEVYWQFVGSIKGMSAACNKFDTPVTGGNVSFYNQSSYEGPVFPTPTIGMLGLLDHKKTQTSLDFKNQGDLIYLVGKQVNDIASSEYLYSWHKVKLSPAPYFNLEEEFQTQKAIAELIENELVESAHDCADGGLFLSLLESAMVNKLGFTIQSNAKLRKDAFLFGEAQGRIVVSVKPEKATELENLLTKKSIEFQQLGTVTASTELLIDEKSFGNLADYITPYQNTLGEIMKG; encoded by the coding sequence ATGTCAACTTCTGCTTCTATCCAACTTACCACGGTTGAAACAGCCAAAAAACTTGGCTTACTTCCGGAAGAATTCGAAAAAATCAAATCTATTCTTGGGCGAACTCCCAACTTTACCGAGTTAAGTATTTTTTCAGTCATGTGGAGTGAGCACTGTTCCTATAAAAACTCCATTGTTTGGCTAAAAACATTACCCAAAAAAGGAAGTCGGCTTTTGGTTGAAGCGGGAGAAGAAAATGCCGGTTTAGTTGATATTGGGAATGGTTTAGGATGTGCATTTAAAATTGAAAGTCATAACCACCCATCGGCATTGGAGCCTTATCAAGGAGCAGCAACCGGTGTAGGGGGAATAAACAGAGATATTTTCACCATGGGGGCTCGTCCAATAGCCCAACTTAACTCCTTGCGATTTGGAGATCCTCGATTGGCAAAAAACCAATGGTTACTTAAGGGTGTGGTTAAAGGTATTGGTGATTATGGTAATGCATTTGGAATTCCAACAGTTGCCGGTGAGGTGTTTTTCGATGATAGTTTTAACGTAAACCCCTTAGTAAATGCCATGAGTGTGGGTATCGTTAAAAAAGGAGAAACCATCAGTGCTACATCGTATGGTGTTGGCAACCCGGTTTATATCGTGGGTTCTTCAACGGGTAAGGATGGTATTCATGGTGCTACTTTTGCCAGTGCTGATATTACTGAAGATTCGGCAAAAGATTTGCCGGCTGTGCAAGTTGGAGACCCTTTTCAGGAAAAACTATTACTGGAAGCTACCTTAGAAGTAATAAAATCAGGTGCCGTTGTTGGAATGCAGGACATGGGTGCTGCCGGAATTACCTGTTCCACCTCCGAAATGAGCGCCAAAGGTCAACATGGTATGAAAATCTGGTTGGATAAAGTACCAACCCGACAAGATCATATGCAGCCCTTTGAAATCCTTTTATCGGAAAGTCAGGAACGTATGTTGATTGTGGTGAAGAAAGGACAAGAGGAAATTGTTGAAGCTATTTTTGACAAATGGGATTTGAATTGTGCTATCATTGGCGAAGTAACAGATACCCAACGCTTGGAATATTACATGAATGGGGAATTAGTTGCTGATGTTCCAGCCGAGGATTTGGTTTTAGGCGGTGGAGCACCCGTTTACAAAAGGGAATGGAAGGAACCTGCTTACTATGCTGAAAGTAAAAAATTTGACCTGAATCAAATTGCAGAGCCAAAAAACCTGAGTGAAATAGCCTTGTTTTTAGCTTCTCATCCTAACCTTTGCAGTAAGCGTTTTGTTTACGAGCAATACGACAGCATGGTTGGAACCATCAATATGAGCACCAACAAACCCAGTGATGCTGCCATTGTTAACATTAAAGATACCGATAGTGCATTAGCCTTAACCGTAGATTGCAATAGCCGTTACGTGAATGCTGACCCTGAAATTGGTTGCGCCATTGCAGTATCAGAAGCTGCAAGAAATATTACCTGCAGTGGTGGAACTCCCTTGGCAATTACAAACTGCTTAAACTTCGGAAACCCTTATAACCCGGAAGTTTATTGGCAATTTGTTGGCTCCATTAAAGGCATGAGTGCTGCTTGTAACAAATTTGATACTCCGGTTACAGGTGGGAATGTGAGTTTCTACAACCAAAGTTCATATGAAGGACCGGTTTTCCCAACACCAACCATTGGAATGCTAGGATTGTTGGATCACAAAAAAACTCAAACCAGTCTCGATTTCAAGAACCAAGGTGACCTCATTTATTTGGTTGGAAAACAAGTCAATGATATTGCCAGTTCAGAATACCTCTATAGCTGGCATAAAGTAAAACTATCTCCGGCCCCATACTTTAACTTAGAAGAAGAATTCCAAACCCAAAAAGCCATTGCCGAATTAATAGAAAATGAATTGGTAGAATCGGCTCATGATTGTGCAGACGGAGGTTTGTTCTTAAGCTTATTGGAATCGGCAATGGTTAATAAGCTCGGATTTACTATTCAATCCAATGCCAAATTAAGAAAAGATGCCTTTTTGTTTGGTGAAGCACAAGGCAGAATAGTCGTTTCGGTGAAACCGGAAAAAGCTACTGAATTAGAAAATCTATTAACCAAAAAATCAATTGAATTTCAACAACTTGGAACCGTTACTGCATCGACCGAGTTATTGATTGACGAAAAAAGTTTTGGCAACTTAGCCGATTACATTACTCCCTATCAAAATACTTTGGGAGAAATCATGAAAGGATAA
- a CDS encoding 3-hydroxybutyryl-CoA dehydrogenase has product MKNITVIGSGTMGNGIAHVFAQNGYQVSLVDISEAALKKALDTITKNLDRQVSKSLLTEDEKAATLARIAVFTDLGEGVANAELVVEAASENVEIKLGIFKKLSDLAPSNCILASNTSSISITKIAAVTNRPNQVIGMHFMNPVPVMKLVEVIRGYSTSDEVNNLTVEVSKKLGKIPVEVNDYPGFVSNRILMPMINEAIETLFEGVAGVEEIDQVMKLGMAHPMGPLQLADFIGLDVCLSILRVLHDGFGRPKYAPCALLVNMVQAGNLGVKSGQGFYKYTPGSKDLVVADKFRK; this is encoded by the coding sequence ATGAAAAACATTACAGTTATTGGATCGGGCACCATGGGAAATGGGATTGCTCACGTATTTGCCCAAAACGGGTATCAAGTTAGTTTGGTTGATATTTCAGAGGCTGCATTGAAAAAAGCCCTGGATACTATTACAAAAAACTTGGACAGACAAGTATCCAAATCCTTACTTACAGAAGATGAAAAAGCTGCAACACTAGCAAGAATAGCCGTTTTTACCGATTTAGGTGAAGGTGTTGCAAATGCCGAACTAGTGGTAGAAGCTGCCAGCGAAAATGTAGAAATTAAACTTGGGATTTTTAAGAAATTAAGCGACTTGGCGCCGTCCAATTGTATTCTGGCTAGTAATACCTCTTCCATTTCCATAACTAAAATTGCGGCAGTAACCAATCGACCCAATCAAGTAATAGGTATGCATTTTATGAATCCGGTTCCTGTTATGAAATTGGTGGAAGTAATTAGAGGTTATTCAACCAGCGATGAAGTGAACAACCTTACCGTGGAGGTGTCGAAAAAACTGGGTAAAATCCCTGTTGAAGTTAATGATTACCCTGGCTTTGTATCCAACCGCATTTTAATGCCCATGATCAATGAAGCTATCGAAACCTTGTTTGAAGGAGTTGCCGGTGTAGAAGAAATAGATCAGGTAATGAAACTAGGTATGGCTCATCCGATGGGACCACTCCAATTGGCTGACTTTATTGGATTAGATGTATGTTTAAGCATTCTACGAGTACTACATGACGGCTTTGGCAGACCTAAATACGCACCTTGCGCCCTCTTGGTAAACATGGTTCAGGCAGGTAATTTGGGTGTAAAATCGGGACAGGGTTTTTATAAATACACCCCCGGCAGCAAAGATTTGGTAGTTGCAGATAAGTTTAGGAAGTAG
- a CDS encoding shikimate kinase, whose protein sequence is MLNKPVFLVGFMGSGKTTWGKRLAHKLSLPFYDTDELIQVAEGKSITQIFHDSGEAYFRQKEREILLNLDPKPCIIATGGGLPCYLNNMESLNKLGCTVYLRLPGKALFSRLNLEKGKRPLLSNLDDAELLRFIQQKLEEREPVYLQSKVVVEVLKADVNSLVRHLLALNMQ, encoded by the coding sequence ATGCTGAATAAGCCTGTTTTCCTGGTCGGATTCATGGGAAGTGGCAAAACAACCTGGGGCAAGCGTTTGGCGCATAAACTTTCCTTGCCTTTCTATGATACCGACGAGTTAATTCAGGTCGCTGAAGGTAAATCGATTACTCAAATTTTTCACGATTCCGGCGAAGCTTATTTCCGCCAAAAGGAACGGGAAATTCTCCTTAACCTCGATCCTAAACCTTGTATTATTGCCACCGGTGGAGGCTTGCCTTGCTACTTGAATAATATGGAAAGCCTGAACAAATTGGGCTGCACGGTTTATCTTCGCCTGCCCGGTAAGGCCTTATTTAGCCGCCTAAATCTGGAAAAGGGTAAAAGGCCTCTTTTGTCTAACCTCGACGATGCGGAGTTGCTAAGGTTTATTCAGCAAAAGTTGGAGGAGCGGGAGCCGGTTTACCTCCAATCCAAAGTGGTTGTAGAGGTCCTAAAAGCTGATGTTAATAGCCTGGTTCGCCACTTATTGGCGCTGAATATGCAATAG
- the hemB gene encoding porphobilinogen synthase yields MINRPRRLRHSGILRDAVAETRFNKDSLVFPIFVTKGNNVQETISSMPGIFRFSPDKLVKEAEHWVKLGMNKFLLFGAGEHKSPDAHAAWHDHGVVQDALHALRKAFGNQVYLITDVCLCAYTDHGHCGLLTGQEILNDESLEPLAHMALSHAQAGADMVAPSDMMDGRIAALRHRLDGNGYYNIPIMSYSVKYASSYYGPFRDAADSSPSFGDRKTYQMDFRNSREAMKEAAIDVQEGADILMVKPALAYLDILKALKENFNVPVACYNVSGEFSMVKAAAANGWVDEEKVVKENMYAFARAGADIIITYHTKDIFEKNWL; encoded by the coding sequence ATGATTAATCGTCCTCGCCGTCTCCGACATTCTGGCATCCTGCGCGATGCTGTTGCCGAAACAAGGTTTAATAAAGATTCCCTGGTGTTTCCAATTTTTGTAACCAAAGGAAACAATGTTCAGGAAACCATTTCTTCTATGCCCGGAATTTTCCGGTTTTCACCTGATAAGTTGGTGAAGGAAGCTGAACACTGGGTTAAATTGGGGATGAATAAATTCTTGCTTTTTGGAGCCGGAGAACATAAAAGTCCGGATGCACACGCTGCTTGGCACGACCATGGCGTTGTACAAGATGCCCTCCATGCCTTACGAAAAGCCTTTGGAAATCAAGTTTACCTTATTACCGATGTGTGTTTATGTGCCTATACCGATCATGGACATTGTGGTTTGCTTACCGGACAAGAAATTTTAAACGACGAAAGTTTGGAGCCTCTTGCTCACATGGCTCTTTCGCATGCTCAGGCCGGAGCCGATATGGTGGCTCCCAGCGATATGATGGATGGTAGAATTGCTGCCTTGCGTCACCGTCTCGATGGAAATGGTTATTACAACATTCCTATCATGTCCTACTCAGTTAAATATGCATCTTCCTATTACGGTCCTTTCCGCGATGCAGCCGACTCTTCACCCAGTTTCGGAGATCGAAAAACCTACCAGATGGATTTTCGCAACAGCCGTGAAGCGATGAAAGAAGCCGCCATTGATGTTCAAGAAGGTGCCGATATTCTTATGGTTAAACCTGCCTTGGCTTACCTCGATATATTAAAAGCACTTAAAGAGAATTTCAATGTTCCTGTGGCTTGTTACAATGTGTCAGGCGAATTTAGCATGGTAAAAGCCGCCGCAGCCAACGGTTGGGTCGATGAGGAAAAGGTGGTAAAAGAAAACATGTACGCTTTTGCACGTGCCGGAGCCGATATCATCATAACCTATCATACTAAGGATATTTTCGAAAAAAACTGGTTGTAA
- a CDS encoding T9SS type A sorting domain-containing protein, whose product MKKTFTIFLFSSLSLAVLGQNSWQDSFTGQSNFGNPTGWDNIDGFTVWNVYPNHGRPSYGLTRSFATNQSDSIGTPSSTPINVALNAEFKVDARIMAFSLYPSSVATLPATAKVEFKAFDGITTTTIATLSAANQNTDTAWVTLTGSLSAFAGGQIQILVVGKNGATAPAEDYFVDLDNFRVTDGTTGIETPITFDLQAYPNPSSGLFFLSGLSNETEINITNLMGQNILNTKALNSNPVRIDLSAFPKGTYLVQTRDSQGSRVSKLVVE is encoded by the coding sequence ATGAAAAAAACCTTTACTATTTTTCTTTTTTCTAGCTTATCCTTGGCCGTTCTCGGTCAAAATAGCTGGCAGGATAGCTTTACGGGGCAAAGCAATTTTGGCAATCCAACCGGATGGGATAACATAGACGGATTTACTGTATGGAATGTATATCCCAATCATGGTCGTCCTTCCTATGGATTAACACGCAGTTTTGCAACCAACCAATCTGATTCCATTGGCACCCCAAGTTCAACGCCAATCAATGTAGCATTAAACGCAGAGTTTAAAGTGGACGCCCGAATTATGGCTTTTTCGCTTTACCCTTCCTCTGTTGCTACCCTTCCTGCCACAGCCAAAGTGGAATTTAAGGCTTTTGATGGTATTACCACCACTACCATTGCGACTTTATCTGCTGCCAATCAAAATACCGATACGGCCTGGGTAACTCTAACAGGCTCATTGTCAGCCTTTGCCGGTGGACAAATTCAAATTTTAGTAGTTGGTAAAAACGGGGCTACAGCTCCTGCTGAAGACTATTTTGTTGATCTTGATAATTTCCGAGTTACAGATGGAACAACAGGAATCGAAACTCCAATTACATTTGATTTGCAAGCCTACCCAAATCCTTCCAGCGGTTTGTTCTTTTTATCGGGTTTGAGCAATGAAACAGAAATCAATATCACCAATTTAATGGGTCAAAACATATTGAATACCAAAGCATTGAACTCTAACCCTGTTCGTATTGACCTAAGCGCTTTCCCAAAAGGAACTTATTTGGTTCAAACTAGAGACAGTCAAGGTAGCAGGGTATCCAAATTGGTTGTGGAATAA
- the hemC gene encoding hydroxymethylbilane synthase, translated as MKNPIVIGTRGSELALWQANHIKDSLAQMGINAELKIIKTQGDKIQDLSFDKLEGKGFFTKELEDALLNKEVDLAVHSCKDLPTSMPEGLAIAVLSEREDPSELLLIRPEAKDGMQTLKLKNKAIVGTSSSRRKSQLWAMRPDLEIKDLRGNVPTRIKKLREGHYDAIMLAYAGTHRIQMDLSGLEVVKLSPKEFIPAPAQGVLALQTRENDLELIEALQPLNNSLTQETSGAEREVLRLFQGGCQIPLGVYSEKSKEKIQLWASSSETADQIPKRVFLTGTNPKELAALAVDKLKEKSGKSVFITRTLKPDDYLVTAMNTYQYQLVGHSLIEIKPLKFTNLLPADWLFFTSKNGVRHFFGQLTNLGFSPKIGVAGRGTEKVLNEFGYQADFVGEGSDMNAVGKEFAALADGKSILFPQAADSLQTIQKHLSFSSRAINLLVYQTTRKKDVQIPDSDIVVITSPSNADVYFGREKFPEYKHLIAIGESTAHRIESYKIKGFSVANRPDDLGITEMVFAV; from the coding sequence AATAAAAACCCAAGGAGATAAAATCCAAGACCTTAGTTTTGATAAACTCGAAGGAAAAGGTTTTTTCACCAAAGAATTGGAAGATGCTTTGCTGAATAAAGAAGTTGATTTGGCCGTGCATTCTTGCAAAGATTTACCTACCTCCATGCCTGAAGGCCTTGCCATCGCCGTTTTGTCAGAAAGGGAAGATCCGTCTGAACTTCTGCTCATTCGGCCAGAAGCTAAAGATGGAATGCAAACCTTGAAATTAAAAAACAAAGCAATCGTTGGAACCTCATCCTCCAGAAGAAAATCGCAACTATGGGCTATGCGCCCTGATTTGGAGATTAAAGACCTGCGTGGAAATGTACCTACCCGAATCAAAAAGCTTAGGGAAGGACATTATGATGCGATTATGCTGGCTTATGCCGGTACCCACCGTATTCAAATGGATTTGAGTGGACTGGAAGTTGTAAAATTGTCGCCAAAGGAGTTTATTCCGGCTCCTGCTCAAGGTGTTTTGGCTCTTCAAACAAGAGAAAATGACTTGGAATTAATAGAGGCCCTACAACCACTCAACAATAGCTTAACCCAGGAAACTTCTGGTGCCGAACGGGAAGTGCTAAGGCTTTTCCAAGGCGGTTGCCAAATCCCACTCGGTGTTTACAGCGAAAAGTCCAAAGAAAAAATTCAACTCTGGGCCTCCTCTTCCGAAACCGCCGACCAAATCCCAAAACGGGTTTTTCTTACCGGAACTAATCCAAAAGAATTGGCTGCACTAGCCGTCGATAAATTAAAGGAAAAGTCAGGTAAATCGGTTTTTATTACCCGAACCTTGAAACCGGACGATTACCTGGTTACGGCTATGAATACTTATCAGTACCAACTGGTAGGACATTCGCTAATTGAAATAAAACCTTTGAAATTTACCAACCTTTTACCCGCTGATTGGTTGTTCTTTACCAGCAAGAATGGGGTAAGGCATTTTTTTGGTCAACTAACAAATTTAGGCTTTTCACCCAAAATTGGAGTTGCAGGACGAGGTACTGAAAAAGTATTGAATGAGTTTGGTTACCAAGCCGATTTTGTTGGTGAAGGTTCCGATATGAATGCGGTTGGTAAGGAATTTGCCGCATTGGCCGATGGTAAATCCATTCTTTTTCCTCAAGCAGCCGATAGCCTTCAAACTATACAAAAACACTTGTCTTTTTCTTCCCGTGCCATTAATTTATTAGTCTATCAAACTACCCGAAAAAAGGATGTTCAAATTCCCGACTCGGATATTGTGGTTATTACCAGTCCTTCCAATGCCGATGTGTATTTTGGACGAGAAAAATTTCCGGAGTATAAACACCTGATTGCTATTGGGGAAAGTACTGCCCACCGAATTGAAAGTTATAAAATTAAAGGGTTTTCGGTGGCTAACCGTCCCGATGATTTGGGAATAACTGAAATGGTTTTCGCCGTTTAA